The following coding sequences lie in one Thermodesulforhabdaceae bacterium genomic window:
- a CDS encoding glycosyltransferase, which produces MQEAGFTAHSGSHTKPSSTHEPVGQILLKRGLITEDQLTEALNIQKERGGRLGWILLTLGWITRLELFQALAEHYRMPFWNFTTQEFDERADKSLIKQLDSSEAIQYHIIPFFKTLPDEVVILTDYPGEKFDEALNIIKDKLDVRKIVPWLITDLDFTRLVQHIWNTELADLAIYGLFYRNPEESAIKVFSRNQVIAMGIFLYLVLIWCYLDIKSLVASIFGIIQTTFSVLILFKTVLSLVGAKHEISEPVSKEEVESLKDENLPVYTILVPVYKEPEVIGHLVKALKAMDYPPNKLDIILLLEEDDKATLEAAKKAKPPGNWRFLIIPHAIPKTKPKACNYGLFFARGTYLTIYDAEDIPDPDQLKKAIVGFSKNDPSCICIQAALNYFNATENFITRMFTLEYSYWFDYLLPGLDRLKLPIPLGGTSNHFKVEYLRLLGGWDPFNVTEDADLGIRATAHGMTVGVINSTTYEEANSRYWNWIRQRSRWIKGYMQTSLVYNRHPLRMLKTLGFTKWMSFQLFVTGTPLMFLSVPIVWSVFIYWICTQTKIFDPFLPPIIVYWGLFNLLGGNFLGVYLNMIAVFRRKLHHLMPYSLINPFYWLFFHSLAAYKALWQLFSKPFYWEKTQHGITKVKTTPST; this is translated from the coding sequence GTGCAGGAGGCGGGCTTTACGGCTCATTCTGGGTCTCATACTAAGCCGTCCTCAACACATGAACCCGTAGGACAGATTCTACTGAAACGGGGTCTCATAACAGAGGACCAACTCACTGAAGCTCTTAATATCCAGAAAGAGCGGGGAGGACGGCTGGGATGGATTTTGCTGACTCTCGGCTGGATAACACGCCTGGAGCTTTTCCAGGCTTTAGCAGAACATTACAGAATGCCTTTCTGGAACTTTACAACACAAGAATTTGACGAAAGAGCCGATAAAAGTCTCATAAAGCAATTAGATTCTTCCGAAGCAATACAATATCACATAATACCTTTCTTCAAGACGCTGCCCGATGAAGTTGTTATCTTAACGGATTATCCGGGTGAAAAATTTGATGAAGCGCTTAACATAATCAAGGATAAATTAGACGTCAGAAAAATAGTTCCGTGGTTAATAACAGATCTGGATTTTACCAGACTGGTTCAACACATATGGAACACCGAGCTGGCGGATCTGGCTATATACGGCCTTTTTTATAGAAATCCTGAAGAATCTGCCATAAAGGTTTTTAGTCGCAACCAAGTAATTGCTATGGGGATTTTCCTGTATCTGGTTCTCATATGGTGTTACTTAGATATTAAATCACTCGTAGCTTCTATATTCGGAATAATACAGACAACCTTTTCTGTTCTTATATTGTTCAAAACCGTCCTCAGCCTGGTGGGGGCAAAACATGAAATATCAGAGCCGGTAAGTAAAGAAGAGGTAGAAAGTCTAAAAGACGAAAATCTACCTGTTTACACAATCCTTGTGCCTGTTTACAAAGAGCCAGAGGTTATAGGACATCTTGTAAAAGCCCTAAAGGCGATGGACTACCCCCCAAACAAACTAGACATCATCCTTCTCCTGGAAGAAGACGACAAAGCTACTCTGGAAGCGGCAAAGAAAGCAAAACCCCCCGGTAACTGGCGATTTCTTATAATTCCTCACGCCATTCCCAAAACAAAACCTAAAGCCTGCAATTATGGGTTGTTTTTCGCTCGAGGGACCTATCTTACCATTTACGATGCAGAAGACATACCGGATCCAGATCAGCTAAAAAAAGCCATTGTTGGATTTTCCAAGAACGACCCATCCTGTATATGTATTCAAGCTGCTCTAAATTACTTTAACGCTACGGAAAACTTCATAACACGTATGTTTACGCTGGAGTACTCCTACTGGTTTGATTATCTTCTTCCGGGGCTCGATCGTTTGAAACTTCCAATACCTTTAGGGGGAACAAGCAATCACTTCAAGGTAGAATATTTAAGACTTCTTGGGGGATGGGATCCTTTTAATGTCACGGAAGATGCAGATCTAGGCATCCGAGCAACTGCTCACGGGATGACCGTCGGAGTAATTAACTCAACGACATACGAAGAAGCCAATTCTCGCTACTGGAACTGGATACGACAAAGATCCAGATGGATCAAAGGTTACATGCAAACATCCCTGGTTTATAACAGACACCCCCTTCGTATGCTCAAAACCCTGGGATTTACAAAATGGATGAGTTTCCAACTCTTTGTGACAGGCACCCCACTTATGTTTCTATCAGTTCCCATTGTATGGAGTGTTTTCATCTACTGGATATGTACTCAGACTAAGATCTTTGATCCATTCTTACCACCTATAATTGTCTACTGGGGACTTTTTAACTTACTGGGTGGAAACTTCCTTGGTGTATATCTTAACATGATCGCAGTCTTCAGGCGAAAACTCCATCATCTCATGCCCTACAGTTTAATAAACCCCTTTTACTGGTTATTCTTTCATTCCTTAGCCGCCTACAAAGCTTTATGGCAACTTTTCTCAAAACCCTTCTACTGGGAAAAAACGCAACATGGAATTACAAAAGTCAAAACCACCCCTTCCACATAA
- a CDS encoding cellulose biosynthesis cyclic di-GMP-binding regulatory protein BcsB → MARMSASEVRTVQKIRICGLLLLFLVTLNAFAEAPEHRNVWTIRVNSETINKALYIYGLWKPKKVSSKDLLFFGIFDDQKIMENALGELKKLDDSATPQQLDSYPSDAVFIPVAKSMTLADLGYRLPIQIRGIQGTTRIHIPWTQNMSLKNSKGVFYITFPQGIFQKPSTLTVYVENRPIKVVALDQTFKSPLIVDFPEIDNANIGDFLDITLTTSITITGDKCVDDQTGNAWIILEPTSFFEILYYPVIGSFYDALKNPLERLNLFLPSGQIKHEELTGLFNFASLIGAIHSYRTDSMFTSGGYSLKSPNIILKEGAEDAKIIGRDIVISPQGLSTMARNFSSPSMSLSNWNKVQVLQDEKDKTAPEKEIKFSDLGIIPPILRGIGDLQFSIPFSIASFGNFPSRVMVTIIYHHTPIAKEDRAFIKVRLNGVLVASKLITSGESKEESFSFELPSRFLQTRNTLDVTFSYFTNRGECKGSFPDMEVSVSPDSFFTVIGTSFVQENFDTFPGLLSGEGLMILGESSSNFVNLAMELTEKLGKLRQKPLFVRAITLDNFSENSVTPFTIAVLKASQTAIFDPLVNTSEQFLIKNPQTGQTILDVNTNDNVGVWQVFRGKNKTIVGMLSISDSIANSISPTEFLKGLRMEGSANVAVWTQVSSICFDGNCSGSEWRNFEVGEKMQVVMPGKKGISYYWTKYRVYGFLILGVLLFLFLWYVYRKLT, encoded by the coding sequence ATGGCAAGAATGTCTGCATCGGAGGTAAGAACTGTGCAAAAAATAAGAATATGCGGTTTATTGTTGCTCTTTCTTGTGACATTAAACGCATTTGCCGAAGCTCCAGAACATAGAAATGTGTGGACTATCAGAGTAAATTCAGAAACGATAAACAAAGCACTTTATATATATGGACTGTGGAAACCTAAAAAAGTTTCTTCTAAGGACTTGCTATTCTTTGGGATTTTTGATGATCAAAAAATCATGGAAAATGCTCTGGGGGAACTCAAGAAATTAGACGATTCGGCAACACCACAACAGCTTGACTCATATCCAAGCGACGCTGTTTTTATTCCGGTAGCTAAAAGTATGACGCTTGCCGACTTGGGATACCGTCTTCCCATTCAGATTCGAGGCATTCAGGGAACGACAAGAATTCACATTCCCTGGACTCAGAATATGTCATTGAAAAACTCAAAGGGGGTTTTCTACATAACCTTTCCGCAAGGTATTTTTCAAAAACCGTCAACGCTTACCGTCTATGTTGAAAACAGACCCATCAAGGTTGTGGCTTTAGATCAGACATTCAAGTCTCCCCTGATCGTTGATTTCCCCGAAATTGACAATGCCAATATAGGAGACTTTCTGGATATAACTCTTACCACTTCTATAACCATCACAGGCGACAAATGCGTTGATGATCAAACGGGTAACGCATGGATCATTCTGGAACCAACCAGCTTCTTCGAGATACTTTATTACCCCGTTATCGGTAGTTTTTACGATGCTTTAAAAAATCCTCTCGAAAGATTAAACCTGTTTCTACCATCAGGACAAATTAAACATGAGGAACTAACGGGACTGTTCAACTTCGCATCTCTCATTGGAGCTATCCACTCTTACAGAACTGATAGTATGTTTACTTCCGGTGGTTACTCACTGAAAAGTCCCAACATCATCCTGAAAGAAGGCGCAGAGGACGCAAAAATAATAGGAAGAGATATTGTGATTTCTCCGCAGGGACTTTCTACTATGGCCAGGAATTTCAGTTCTCCTTCCATGTCTCTTTCTAACTGGAATAAGGTTCAGGTCTTACAAGATGAAAAAGACAAAACCGCGCCAGAAAAAGAAATTAAATTTTCTGATCTGGGAATAATTCCCCCTATTCTTCGTGGCATTGGGGATTTGCAATTTTCCATCCCATTTTCCATAGCTTCTTTTGGCAACTTTCCGTCGAGAGTAATGGTGACGATTATTTACCATCATACACCTATTGCTAAAGAAGACAGAGCCTTCATAAAAGTAAGGCTTAATGGAGTTCTTGTGGCTTCGAAGCTTATTACTTCGGGGGAATCAAAAGAAGAGAGCTTTTCTTTTGAGCTCCCATCGAGGTTTTTACAAACGAGAAATACCTTGGACGTTACTTTTTCCTACTTTACCAACCGAGGAGAATGCAAAGGAAGCTTTCCCGATATGGAGGTATCCGTCTCTCCGGATTCATTTTTCACAGTAATAGGAACATCTTTCGTTCAAGAAAATTTCGACACATTCCCGGGACTTCTTTCTGGAGAAGGCTTGATGATTCTTGGAGAATCAAGCTCTAACTTCGTTAATCTAGCTATGGAACTAACGGAAAAACTTGGAAAACTAAGGCAAAAACCTTTATTCGTTAGAGCCATAACACTGGACAATTTCTCTGAAAATTCAGTAACTCCCTTTACAATAGCTGTTCTTAAGGCATCTCAAACGGCCATTTTCGATCCTCTTGTAAATACTTCCGAGCAATTCCTGATTAAAAATCCCCAAACCGGGCAAACAATCCTTGATGTAAACACAAACGATAACGTGGGTGTGTGGCAGGTCTTTCGAGGGAAAAATAAGACAATCGTGGGGATGCTCTCAATATCTGATTCGATAGCAAATTCAATATCACCGACAGAATTCTTGAAGGGGCTACGCATGGAAGGAAGTGCCAATGTTGCCGTGTGGACACAAGTAAGTTCTATATGTTTCGACGGAAATTGTTCGGGGTCAGAATGGAGAAATTTTGAAGTCGGTGAAAAGATGCAGGTTGTCATGCCAGGCAAAAAAGGCATTTCCTACTACTGGACTAAGTACAGGGTTTATGGCTTCTTAATTTTGGGTGTTTTGCTGTTTCTGTTCCTCTGGTATGTTTACAGAAAACTTACCTAA